TGCGTTTTTTTGAGTTTCGCTATGTGGGGGATATCATGGCCAGGGTGCAGGAAAACCGCAAGATTGAGAGATTTCTAACGGGTGAAGCCCTATCTATTGTATTAGATTTACTCACGGTCTTTATCTATGTGGGACTTATGTTCTGGTATAGCTGGAAAATGGCTTTACTGGCATTAGTCATTGTGCCACCTTTTTTCCTGCTTGCTATCATTGCTACTCCTTTCCTACAAAAGATATCCAGAGAAATATTTGCGGCCTTAGCGGAAGAAAGTGGTTATTTAATCCAATCTTTGACTGGTGTACGCACGGTCAAATCTCTGGCAATTGAGCAAGTAGTGCGCTGGCGTTGGGAGGAGTTTCTCAACAAGTCAATTCGCAAAAACTTTTCTGGGCAGATTATTAGCAACCGACTCCAAGTATTTAGCTTAACCATTGAATCTTTAGTGACCACTGGGCTGCTTTGGTTTGGGGCTTGGTTAGTGATTCAAGGAGAATTAACCATCGGGCAGTTGGTGGCTTTTAATATGTTAATTGGCAATGTAATAAACCCTTTTCAGCGGTTAACGGTTCTATGGAATGAGTTACAGGAGGTAATTATTGCAGTGGAGCGAATTAATGATGTGATTGATACCGAACCAGAGGAAGATTTGCAATCTCAGGCTCGTTATTATTTAACAGATTTACGAGGAGATATTATTTTTGACAAGGTGACATTTCGTTACCACCCAGAAAGCGAAACTAATGTTTTAGAGAATCTCAGCTTTGAAATCAAAGCCGGACAGACTGTAGCTTTAGTGGGGCGTTCTGGTTCAGGAAAAACTACTATTTCTAAGCTAGTTTTGGGGCTATATACCCCTACAGATGGGAAGATTTTCATTGATGGTCATGACATAACTAGCATTTCTTTATCTTCTTTGCGTCAAAGGGTTGGTGTTGTTGACCAGGATACTTTTTTATTTGGTGGCACAATTCGGGACAACTTGACCCTAGCGCGACCTTCTGCAACTCAGGCGGAAATTATCGAAGCCGCTCAATTAGCAGGTGCTGACGAGTTTATTCAAAAGTTACCGATGAGTTATGAAACCCAGATTGGTGAAGGTGGAGGGTTATTGTCTGGTGGTCAACGGCAAAGATTAGCCATCGCTAGGGCGTTATTAGGCAATCCTCGTCTATTGATTTTTGATGAGGCAACTTCCCACTTAGATGTGGAGTCGGAGCGAATTATTCAGACTAATTTGAATAGAATTCTTAAGGGACGTACTACATTAATTATTGCCCATCGCTTATCTACCGTTAGAAATGCTCATATAATTTTAGTTTTAGATAGAGGAGTATTAATAGAGCAAGGAAATCACGAGCAGTTAATGGCAAAAAAAGGGCATTACTACTATTTAAATCATCAGCAACTTAACTAATGTTCATAAATCTGAGCAAGATTTTCATAAATTATGACCCAGTTTAATGAGATTAACCAAGCAGACTTAAATGGTCGTAAAAGCGACCAAAATCTACCAGGAAGTAACCTAAATTCTTCGGCGGATTGGTCTTTTGCCACAAAGGAACTGTTGGATGCGTTACCTCAGCGGTGGACGCGAGGACTGCTCTATTTTTTAATCGTTTTTGTGGCGATCGCTTTGCCCTGGGGAATGTTGTCTCGGGTAGATGAAACGGGTAGTGCTAGGGGACGGTTAGAACCGCAAGGTGGTACAATTAAGCAAAAGCTAAATTTAACCTATACATCTGCGGCTCTTAATTCCCAAACGGCTAAAGTTGAAATGCTAAATATTGAAGAAGGAGACATGGTAAAAGCTGGGGATATTTTAATGGAACTGGACAGTCTCCCTATTCGTGAGCGAATTACCCAACTGCAAATTCAACTACAAAGTCAAAATAATCGGCTGAATGCACTAAAGCAACAAAAAAATCAGCTAGAAACCGAACTGCGTACCCAAGAACGGCAAAATCAGTCCCAACAATTAGAGAAACTATCTCAGGTAGAACAAGCTCGACAAACCTTTCAGTCTCTTAAGACAACATACAATTTGCAAGAACAGGAAAAACTGACTCAAATTGCTCAAGCGGAGCAAAATCTGGCAGCACTCAGAAGAACCTTAAATTTACAAAGAGAAGAGAAACTGACTCAAGTTGCCCAAGCCAAACAACAGTTAGAGGATAGCAACACCGCTTATAATTTAGCAGAATTGCGCTTACAAAAAGCCTTGAGGGAAGTCGAACGTTACCAGAATCTTTTCCATAATGGGGTGATAGCGGAAGTTCGGGTCGTTGAACAGGAAAATATCGCCGATGAAAGACAAAGTATTTGGAAGCAAAGTCAAGCAGATATTGAGCAAGCCAGACTGCGATTAGAAGAGCAGAAAAGCAGTTATGAGAGAATTGTTAATCAAGGGAAGGCGGATATTGAGCAAGCGGAGTTACGATTAATCGAACAAAAGAGGATTTATCAGAGAATTGTTAATCAAGGGGAAGCGGACATTGAGCAAGCGAAGTTGCGTTTAGCCGAGCAAGAGAATAGTGTTCAAACCCTTACTCATGCGGGGGAAATTGCTCTGTCTAAAATTCAAGAACAGCTAAAAAGTTTGGATAGCCAAATCAGTAGTCTTAAATCTGAGGTGACGCAAACAAAGAAAGAAATTGATTCTTTGAAGTTTGAGTTAGAGAAACGGATTGTTAGAGCCCAAGAAGGAGGCACTATTTTTAGTTTGCCGATTACTGGGGTGGGAGATGTGGTACAACAAGGAGGAATGATTGTAGAAATAGCGCCCCAAAAAGCGGATATTTTATTGAAAGCAGAAATGGCCACTACACAAAGTGGTTCATTACAGAAAGGAATGGCGGTTAAGATGAAGTTTGATGCTTATCCTTTTCAGGACTATGGGGTAGTTGATGGAAGTTTAATTAAAATTTCCCCAACCACCAAAATGCAAGAAACATCTCAGGGACGAGTAGCAATTTATGAACTAGAAATTGAGTTAAATAAAACTTGTATTCCTAGTGGAAATGACTGTATTCCATTACGTCCGGGAGATACGGCTACGGCTGAGGTGGTGGTGCGTCAGCGTCGCGTTATTGATTTTATTCTTGACCCATTCAAGAAGTTACAAAAAGGAGGTTTAGAATTTTAGAAAGCTTTTGTTCGAGGGCCTGTCATTCCCGCGAATTGCGGGAATCCATAAAAATGTTTTGATTACCCGGAGAAAGATTATGTCACAATCTGTTGCCATTACTGCTGAAGATATTCTGAAACAAGTTAAGCTATCTCTTCAAATTCCCGATATAATCGAGTCTATTATTAGTCGTCAGATTATTACTGATGCAGCTACGGAAGCCGGGATAACTGTGGATAATGAGGAACTTCAGCAAGCGGCGGATACTCTTAGACTTCTTCAGAAACTTCGTGGCGTACAAGAAACTTTTGCTTGGCTAGAGAAACACCATTTGTCTGTTGATGATTTAGAAGAAATTGCCTACATCACCGTTATTTCCGAAAAGTTGATGACTCATCTATTTGCCGAGAAAGTTGAGCCTTACTTTTATGAAAATCAATTAGATTATACTGGGGTAGTGATGTATGAAGTGGTGTTAGACGATGAAGATTTAGCGATGGAATTGTTTTATTCTATTCAGGAAGAGGAAATGAGTTTCTATGATGTAGCTCACCAATATATTCAGGATGTAGAATTGCGTCGCCAAGGAGGATATCGGGGAATATTGTCTCGTAAGGATTTGAAACCAGAGATTTCTGCGGCTGTTTTTGCGACGACACCACCAGAAGTTCTTAAACCGATTGTGACTTCTAAGGGAGTGCATTTGATTTTGGTGGAGGAGATCCTTCAGTCCGAGTTAGATAATAAGTTACGCTGTCAAATTGTTTCAGAGTTGTTTGGCGAGTGGGTTATCAATCAAATTGAGTCAGTGTCAGTTGTCACCAATTTGGGATGAATAGCACTAACACGAATATCATCCAGTCAGGTCAACCTAACTGGATGATAGAGATATTTTAGTAAAAACTGGGCTAGTTTCTTAACAAGAACCTGGAGTTTTTCTAATCCCAACAAATAGAGATAGAGCGCCATCTGGTTGTTT
This portion of the Microcystis aeruginosa NIES-2549 genome encodes:
- a CDS encoding peptidase domain-containing ABC transporter; amino-acid sequence: MTTKEYLSGLIGQFLSEEDLASLVESAEFSKPNPGLLLESISASDGLYILVAGKVRLVNSSLDLISTLHPAQLFGECTLFPEAGFLDYAVRVSPQAELCYIPGKVLRSIIHKNSRFKEYLYNLATAKDNEQKRKFSINTQLDLSVNDDQELIAGISTIKDEIYLKTHKQKVNKAYFPSPTQRVTHLWQHITRRYPFFEQQSGSDCGAACLVMVARYWGKKFSVNRIRDIANVDANGASLRGLSAAAESIGFSTRPVKASIDQLAKQKLPAIAHWEGKHYIVVYEITRNQVIVADPAIGQRSLTYPEFKTGWQGYTLLLQPTALIKELKNHTTPFWQFFNLASPHGQVLLEVFIASLVIQIFGLVTPLFTQLLLDRVVVQGSTLTLTAVGLGLVIFGLFRVALTGLRQYLLDHTANKVNLAMIVGFITHTFRLPLRFFEFRYVGDIMARVQENRKIERFLTGEALSIVLDLLTVFIYVGLMFWYSWKMALLALVIVPPFFLLAIIATPFLQKISREIFAALAEESGYLIQSLTGVRTVKSLAIEQVVRWRWEEFLNKSIRKNFSGQIISNRLQVFSLTIESLVTTGLLWFGAWLVIQGELTIGQLVAFNMLIGNVINPFQRLTVLWNELQEVIIAVERINDVIDTEPEEDLQSQARYYLTDLRGDIIFDKVTFRYHPESETNVLENLSFEIKAGQTVALVGRSGSGKTTISKLVLGLYTPTDGKIFIDGHDITSISLSSLRQRVGVVDQDTFLFGGTIRDNLTLARPSATQAEIIEAAQLAGADEFIQKLPMSYETQIGEGGGLLSGGQRQRLAIARALLGNPRLLIFDEATSHLDVESERIIQTNLNRILKGRTTLIIAHRLSTVRNAHIILVLDRGVLIEQGNHEQLMAKKGHYYYLNHQQLN
- a CDS encoding HlyD family efflux transporter periplasmic adaptor subunit, which translates into the protein MTQFNEINQADLNGRKSDQNLPGSNLNSSADWSFATKELLDALPQRWTRGLLYFLIVFVAIALPWGMLSRVDETGSARGRLEPQGGTIKQKLNLTYTSAALNSQTAKVEMLNIEEGDMVKAGDILMELDSLPIRERITQLQIQLQSQNNRLNALKQQKNQLETELRTQERQNQSQQLEKLSQVEQARQTFQSLKTTYNLQEQEKLTQIAQAEQNLAALRRTLNLQREEKLTQVAQAKQQLEDSNTAYNLAELRLQKALREVERYQNLFHNGVIAEVRVVEQENIADERQSIWKQSQADIEQARLRLEEQKSSYERIVNQGKADIEQAELRLIEQKRIYQRIVNQGEADIEQAKLRLAEQENSVQTLTHAGEIALSKIQEQLKSLDSQISSLKSEVTQTKKEIDSLKFELEKRIVRAQEGGTIFSLPITGVGDVVQQGGMIVEIAPQKADILLKAEMATTQSGSLQKGMAVKMKFDAYPFQDYGVVDGSLIKISPTTKMQETSQGRVAIYELEIELNKTCIPSGNDCIPLRPGDTATAEVVVRQRRVIDFILDPFKKLQKGGLEF
- a CDS encoding peptidylprolyl isomerase; this encodes MSQSVAITAEDILKQVKLSLQIPDIIESIISRQIITDAATEAGITVDNEELQQAADTLRLLQKLRGVQETFAWLEKHHLSVDDLEEIAYITVISEKLMTHLFAEKVEPYFYENQLDYTGVVMYEVVLDDEDLAMELFYSIQEEEMSFYDVAHQYIQDVELRRQGGYRGILSRKDLKPEISAAVFATTPPEVLKPIVTSKGVHLILVEEILQSELDNKLRCQIVSELFGEWVINQIESVSVVTNLG